From a region of the Cyanobacteria bacterium GSL.Bin1 genome:
- a CDS encoding NADH-quinone oxidoreductase subunit M, whose translation MTNFPWLTTVILFPLIASFFIPLIPDKDGKQVRWYALVIGLINFALIVAAFYLDYDFSNPELQLVESYSWIPELDLNWSVGADGLSMPLILLTGFITTLAILAAWPVTLKPKLFYFLMLAMYGGQIAVFAVQDMLLFFLVWELELIPVYLLLSIWGGKKRLYAATKFILYTAGGSLFILVAGLTMAFYGDTVTFDMRALVSKDIALNFQLWLYAAFLIAYAVKLPIFPLHTWLPDAHGEATAPVHMLLAGILLKMGGYALIRMNAGMLPDAHAYFAPALVILGVVNIIYAALTSFAQRNLKRKIAYSSISHMGFVLIGIGSFTNLGLSGAVLQMVSHGLIGASLFFLVGATYDRTHTLMLDEMGGVGQKMQKIFAMFTTCSLASLALPGMSGFVAEVMVFIGFSTSDAYNTTFKVIVVFLAAVGVILTPIYLLSMLREIFYGKENQELVSHEVLVDAEPREVFIIACLLIPIIGVGLYPKILTQVYDSTMVAYTDRLRNSVPTLVKSSDVAKLNSSVLSFTAPNLEK comes from the coding sequence ATGACAAATTTTCCTTGGTTAACCACTGTTATCCTTTTTCCTTTAATTGCTTCGTTTTTTATTCCCTTAATCCCAGATAAAGATGGGAAACAAGTGCGTTGGTATGCCCTTGTAATCGGTTTAATTAACTTTGCCTTGATCGTAGCCGCGTTTTATCTTGACTATGACTTCTCGAACCCAGAACTACAACTCGTCGAAAGTTATAGCTGGATTCCTGAACTGGACTTGAATTGGTCAGTAGGGGCAGATGGTCTTTCGATGCCTCTGATTCTACTCACTGGCTTTATTACCACTTTGGCAATTTTAGCGGCTTGGCCAGTCACGCTCAAACCGAAACTCTTTTATTTCCTGATGCTGGCAATGTATGGCGGACAAATTGCTGTCTTTGCCGTCCAGGATATGCTGTTATTCTTCCTCGTGTGGGAATTGGAGTTAATTCCGGTTTACCTATTGCTTTCGATTTGGGGTGGAAAAAAACGCCTCTATGCCGCAACGAAATTTATCCTTTATACCGCAGGCGGCTCGCTCTTTATTCTGGTTGCAGGCTTAACCATGGCTTTCTATGGTGATACTGTCACGTTTGATATGCGGGCGTTAGTCAGCAAAGATATTGCGCTAAACTTTCAGCTCTGGCTCTATGCCGCTTTTCTAATTGCTTATGCGGTAAAGCTACCCATTTTTCCCCTTCATACTTGGCTTCCAGATGCCCATGGTGAAGCTACCGCTCCTGTCCACATGTTACTGGCAGGAATTCTTCTGAAAATGGGCGGTTATGCCTTAATTCGGATGAATGCGGGGATGTTACCCGATGCCCATGCCTACTTTGCCCCAGCGCTAGTTATTTTAGGGGTGGTGAATATTATTTATGCAGCACTGACTTCTTTTGCCCAACGCAACCTGAAACGAAAAATTGCCTATTCCTCGATTTCGCACATGGGCTTTGTTCTCATTGGCATTGGCTCTTTTACCAATTTAGGTTTAAGTGGGGCTGTCTTGCAGATGGTGTCTCACGGCTTAATTGGGGCAAGTCTCTTCTTCTTAGTGGGAGCAACCTATGACCGGACTCATACCCTAATGCTTGATGAAATGGGCGGTGTGGGACAAAAAATGCAGAAGATTTTTGCTATGTTTACCACCTGTTCTCTCGCCTCTCTTGCTTTACCAGGAATGAGCGGTTTTGTGGCGGAAGTGATGGTGTTTATTGGCTTCTCAACCAGTGATGCTTACAATACAACATTTAAGGTGATTGTTGTCTTTTTAGCGGCAGTTGGAGTCATTTTAACGCCAATTTATCTGCTCTCAATGCTACGAGAAATTTTCTACGGGAAAGAGAACCAAGAACTGGTGTCTCATGAAGTCTTAGTGGATGCTGAACCACGAGAAGTGTTTATTATCGCTTGTTTGTTGATTCCCATTATTGGCGTTGGACTCTATCCGAAAATTTTGACGCAGGTTTATGATTCAACAATGGTTGCCTATACAGATCGATTACGGAATTCAGTACCAACTTTAGTCAAATCATCTGATGTAGCAAAACTTAATTCTTCAGTGCTTTCTTTCACAGCGCCAAACTTAGAAAAGTAA